GAGGCTAATTCATTCACATTTTACGCTATTTCGctcagcagcaaaagcaaaagcaacagctttTTTCGCCTCTCATACCCTGTAATTGGCTGAGCCAAAGCGAAAGGTATGCAAGAAGATGTACATAAGAATTTTATGTGGCTACTGATTCTAGTTCAAATTTAGTTGCTCTACATCATAAAGCTCAAGCGACCCAATGACGTAAACATCTTAAGCCAATAAACTTAGAGTAAAGCAAACTAAACATATAATTagattaaatacatttaatacatttatgcACATTTCTCGTTAGCTGTGAAAtttctgcaaattaaattcttagaCGAAACTAAACCAATTATAATTTTAGCTTTGTGTTTGCAACTAAAGTATCAATTGCCCAACGGTAAAATAACATTGAACGTTCTGTGAATTTCAAAggcaaagtacaaaatatcGACAGTTGAATAGCCGCAAGGAATTTCAGGAAAATAGCAAAGGAAGTtgattaagaaatttaaattgtgtataaTTTAACGTACTTACACTATTATTTAATGGAAAACTAAAgatagatttattttaattagtcaAGGGTAACTTATAGTCGTGCATGCGATAGTTAGTGCAACTTTATGTGTTGTACAAATCTGGCATTAAAAACCAAAGACCTTTGCCTCCTCTCCCTCcgcctccccctccccctccccgcCCAGCTGAGCAGACAAGGCGGGCGCTACACTTCAAAGTCAAATTGCGGACtcaatatagaaataaaagcaGCGAACAACTGTCCCAACGCTGTCTAAGCCGGTCCGCTGATAAGCAGCGATGATAGAGAccgactcacacacacacatacatacacaataataaatataaagaaagaacgaacacaaaaaaaaaaaaaactttaattaaataaagtgtAAGAAGTTTGTTGAAGGCCCTTCAACGCTGTCAACGCGACGAGTCGCCAAGCTGAGCTGGAGGaaagagaggaggaggagagtcTGACAGGGTGTGGAAGTTAGGAAGTTGTGAAGTGAAAAGTGGGAGCGGAGCGGGGTCGAGGACTTTGACTGCATGAATTTTGTGTATAGATCAAACGAAGTGCAGGAGACAACTGTGGAGAGAGAGCAGAAGCTCTTAATTTGTGCATGCGCCGAGATTGTCTCGTATCGTATTCCTTGCGAGTAAATCAAGTCGATTTTATATACAACAAGatatttgcttttgtcttGTCCGAAGCGTACGAAAAAAATCACAGCCAAAAGACGAAGGCAAAGGGCAAAGTTCATTGTTGCCGCCGAGGAAAACTtcgaaaaatcaaaaaaaaataaaaaaattaaatgaaatgaaaagaaaagaagaagcgCAAAAGATGGAATgcgaaaaatgaaaacagcGGGCGAGAAAAGAAATTCCCATTATATGGGCGAGTGAAAATGACAAATTAACTTGAGCTCAAAGGAAGCCGCAAAGTTTCGCAGCTGCCAAACCcaattggcaaacaaaagtgcGGCTGAGTGTAAAGGTAAATTCGAGACTTTAGTGAAAGGTTGCCAACGGGTACAGGTACAAACagtgacagagacagagacggagacagtCAGAAACAgtcactcacacgcacacaccccacggatacacaaacacacacaatcccGACAAGTTGTCGATTCAATTTGCAGATAATGCTGCGACACGAAGCTGAAGAAAGCGCCGCGACTGAGTTTCGTgttaatttcttaaatgtacatttcatttgcacGACAgtgttaaattcaaatattgcaGTTCGAAACTGGAATAGTGTAACAGCACACAAATTGGAATTAGTTCGgatttatttgttgtctgAACCCCAATTAGGTCGTTAACGAGCTGACATCGAAGCGAAGCTCTGAGAACATGTTTTCTCGGGCATTGCAAACTAATTTTATGCAGCGCTAAAgaacattattttattgcgttattataattattattatgaatgcCAATCTACTTGATCACTATCTGTGTTTAGCTCTAGAGCAGCTGCTCacttaatattcatttaatgtgCTACAAGTTTTGTTgctatcaattaaattattcagtGTTCCTCATAAAAACTTAACAGCCACTACATTATTGTcagaaaattaaatgcaatgttATCACTATGAACATAACTGAAATAAAAGAGTAGAGAATAATAAAGATTTtggcaaatatgcaaattataaacacaGAGCTGatcataaacaaatttgccTAATATAAAGCCAGGCTTAATTGaatatcgataaataaaaatgaataggCGTAAACTTCGGAATACATAAActtgtaaaaaattaaataaaaacaatctcGATCATAAGATGTCAGGTTCAAAACTTTCAAACTTCAAACGGGTTTCTGTCAGTATCCTAAATGAGTCgaattaataattgtaaaattagCTAACTTGACCCGcccttgttttgttttaatatacatatttttattatggtTTCATTGTAACTGAGTTTAGTACTTTCAATATGTCAGCACAAAACTAATTTTCGAAACTATAATGTTTGTAGTTTGTCTTTGaaatgcttttattgttgtgtaggaaagctgcagtcgagtgtgcttgactgtgagatacccattttgaataaaagcaaaatatacttgATTGTTAAACTCTGATTGCAGTCTCCTGCTGCTTAAATGAGAAATGTATACAACTTTACCGAACCCAAGTTGAATCACGttcgtttaaaaataaatattaaaaaacaaaaagaaaaaggataTAACATTATTGTGGCCATGACATTTGCGTCAGAGATTGATCCGGCAATATCTGTATCTAACACAGCGTTGACATCTTTCTTAGTAAAAAGATTTCAAATGGCAAGATATGGCAACTAAAAGttaatggaaattaaattaaaaattaaatattaaaatggaTCAGTTTGCAGTAGAATTCTAGACTGGATGAACATTCTGCTGAAAGTTTTGCAGAGCCAATGTCAAAATTGTATCTAAAGATTATAAGGACAAGGAGTATATCCTGAGATGATATTTTAATGGAAGTTAAATAAATCAGGTTGTTAAATTAACaatcattatatttaaatccaatgaaaacaattttaaattagcgGTTGTTCTGCTGTTTGACTTTTGGGGGACTTTACCCCAAGATCTTTGCGGATGTTGACTGTGGAGATTCCAAAGACTAAGTGAAGCCTAACACACCATAtcttaaatggaaaatagTTTAAGAATGACGGCAAACTATGTTCTGTAAAAAGATGTTTACGCTTATGCTGTACGTTAATTGTTTAGTCCGTGAGTCAACGAAGACAAACAATATTATTGGCTAACTATTCAGGGaacttaatttcatttgtcggtcataatacaaaagtatttacttACTTACGTATGAATCATTTGTAAACTGATGCCTCCATAATAATAAGTTTTGCCTTTCACATTAACCACTTGAAAACTAATACCGAATCATATTCATATCTTTGCAGCGTTGGATTTGGCGCCCATTCCGCAGCTATGTGACGGAATAGTGTGTCCGCCGGATGCGGAGATGCAGTGTCCGGAGGACAGCTCGATACGGGAGCTGCGTGAAATGAATGTGGATCTCATTGGCACGAATGCAGTCAGCGGACTCGCATCTCTGATGGCCACCACGGAAAGTAGCGCCTTCAACAGCAGCCTCACCGATGATGACTATGCCCAGTGCTGTTTGTCCAagaagtgtgtgtgcaaaacaTGCTACATCCGAGACTGCAACACCGACGAGGGTGAAGTTGTGGTCGAACTGCAGCCAGAGGCCATGGACACGCCTGGCCAATGCTGTGGCAACTACGAATGCCAGCAGGAGCCGAATTGCACTGAGGTGCGAGAGACAGAATTCAGTTGGTTACAGAGCTGTCAGCGTTGCAGCTGCAAGTCGGGCACCAAAATATGCGAACAGAGCTGCGATGAGAGTAATAATGCCATCTGCGAGTCAAAGAATCTGAATACGTTCTTCAAGAACGGCGAGAGCTGGGTGGATGGCTGCTATCACTGCCAGTGCGTCAAGGGCGAGGAGAAGTGCACGATTTCGTTTTGCGGTTCCCTCAACTGTCCCAGCCATCGTCAGGTGATGCTCAAGGACAGCTGTTGTCCCATCTGCTGGCCCAAGGATGCGCCAATGCCCAACTCTGGCAACTATGACGAAGGCTATGGCTATCAGCGTGAACACGAGGATCCCAAACAACAGCTGGACACGCTGGATACAACCACAGAACTgccaacaacatcatcaaccacaatcagcagcagcattccCAACCCCTCGACCAGCACTACCACAAATGAACTACAATCCACATCGCCATCACCTTGCCAGCATGACTTTGCCAATGTGGTTGAGGTTGTGCATCCCAAAGTCGATGATCATGTTTATTTCGTGATCATCGGAGTGCTTATAGTAATTATCGCAGTGCTCTATATATACATCAGGCATCTGCTTGCCAAACAACGTTCCTACAGGCCCGTCTCCAACTTTGACGACAAGGTCTAAAAAGCAAATGCGAGACGAGAGATGGAGAGATTTAGCTAAAAAGAAGATTCTGATTCGCAAAGTTGAAGAGAAAGAATTAgctaaaatattaacaaacaaaacttttaataatttgacaATGTTTAGAAatctaaaaaaagaaacctaGGGTAACCAAACTAGATaataaattctacaaaaacagaaaaaagaatgaaaagttaaaggaaattagctaaaaaagaaaagattacaaaaaaactaaatttgaacatgaagaaaagagaaaaataataagattAACAGCACAAAAGTCGAATGTCAACTGAAtcgaagaagaaaaagtgGGTTAAACTTAATTTCAGGCCTATCTATAACATTAAATCTTAACGAGAGTATAAAAAGTTGAGCAGAACTCTAAAAACATTTGGAAAATTAAGCAAAGAAAACGTAAAACTTTGTTTTTGAGTAGTTTtcatcattattttgtttgtttcgtattttgtgtagttttttttttattttattttatttttattttttttgtatctaaaaagatctcattttaatttcactttcacttcCAAGCAGACATCCGCAGACGCAAAAGCAAAGTATTCTTATGAAATTACGCGCAAAGAAAAAGTTACTAATTctagcaaaaaacaaaacaaaaaagagttttaatgcaagaagaagaggagaaaAAGGAGAGAAGTAGGTATAGGAGTAGGAGAAGAGAAGGAACTTGTTGTATATACATCGGATGATTCCATCATCCTCATCAGCGAACTAGTATTAAGCACACcaatgttttattatattatgcacgaactaaaatgccaaaatattatttcatatgaCGAACGCGACTAAAAGCAAATTCAAAGAACCGAACTTATACGAATTGTGAGGTTATGTACGCTACAGAAAGTGAGGTTAGTTTCGAACCAACTAATCAACCGTTCGTTCATAGTTTGTACACTAAGCGATGATAATAAGTTAGCAGCTAAGCTAGAATATCTATGTGATATTTGTTAATAAGTGTATGTTATAAACAAATgctataaacaaacaaacaaatcaaaacaattaaaagaagaagaagacgaagtgAAATGAATTGAAGAGAAAACAATCAAAACGAAACTGGCGCGCTATCAAAAGTATTCGCAAATGGATCAATCTACATTAATCAGCTGCTGATCGTTGCCGTTATTGTATACCATAAACATAATTATTCCCCcataaaatctaaataaataaaaaacaaaaaaatgaaacgaaaatctGATAAAGcgcataatatttatttttcttgttggcATCCGAATCTCTCTTTTTTATAGGCACTTCGAAGGGTCATCAAATCGtccaaaatgtgaaaattacTGCATTCGAATGCGAAAGcgaaacgcacacacacacacacacacacacatttgctgTGTTTAATGCTCCAGCTGgggaaaaataaacaagcagAAATAACATTATTAATCAATCAATACACACAGCAATTAGCAGGAGCTGTCTgttctgtgtatgtgtgtgtttggggcaACATCGAGTAGCAACA
This is a stretch of genomic DNA from Drosophila albomicans strain 15112-1751.03 chromosome 3, ASM965048v2, whole genome shotgun sequence. It encodes these proteins:
- the LOC117568643 gene encoding cysteine-rich motor neuron 1 protein: MSTPSYMDNKLKLTPSWMTFVLLLTWFTFQLNIARATTPLDLAPIPQLCDGIVCPPDAEMQCPEDSSIRELREMNVDLIGTNAVSGLASLMATTESSAFNSSLTDDDYAQCCLSKKCVCKTCYIRDCNTDEGEVVVELQPEAMDTPGQCCGNYECQQEPNCTEVRETEFSWLQSCQRCSCKSGTKICEQSCDESNNAICESKNLNTFFKNGESWVDGCYHCQCVKGEEKCTISFCGSLNCPSHRQVMLKDSCCPICWPKDAPMPNSGNYDEGYGYQREHEDPKQQLDTLDTTTELPTTSSTTISSSIPNPSTSTTTNELQSTSPSPCQHDFANVVEVVHPKVDDHVYFVIIGVLIVIIAVLYIYIRHLLAKQRSYRPVSNFDDKV